CCATCCCGCACGTCACGCACAACGACGAGGCGGATATCACCGCGCTGGAAGCCTTCCGTAACGCCAACAAGGCGCAGGCCAAGGCCCAGGGCTTCAACCTGACGCCGCTGGTGTTCCTGATCAAGGGCGTGGTCAGCGCGCTGAAGAAGCACCCGAACTTCAACGCTTCGCTGGACCCGACCGGGGAGAACCTGATCCTGAAGCGCTACTTCAACATCGGTATCGCCGTGGACACACCGGACGGCCTGGTCGTCCCGGTCATCCGCGACTGCGACAAGAAGGGCGTGATGGAGCTCGCGAAGGAGCTGGGTGACGTCAGCGTGCGCGCCCGAGACGGCAAGCTGAAACCGGCCGACTGGCAGGGCGCGTGCTTCTCGATCTCCAGCCTGGGCGGTATTGGCGGCACCGATTTCACGCCGATCATCAACTCGCCCGAGGTGGCCATCCTGGGCGTCTCACGCTCGAAGATGACCCCGGTATGGGACGGCGAAGTCTTCCGTCCGCGGCTGATGCTGCCGATGTCGCTGAGCTACGACCATCGTGTGATTGACGGCGCCCAGGCGGCACGGTTCTGCCGCACGCTGGCCGGCCAGCTGGAAGGCCAGGGCCTGCTGTCACTGTGAGCCCGATGCCCGGTCACACCGATGCCAATGCCGGTGTCGGCCGCGGCATGCTCTGGCTGGCCGCCATCGGCGTGCTGGCCGGGCTGACCTGGATGTTCTCGGCCATGCAGGATGAACCGGGCCAGGCCGTCAGCGGCACCGACGCCGGCGGTCGCGCCATGATCCAGCTGCCGCAGGATCGCAGCGGCCACTACCTGGCCGAGGGCACGATCAACGGCCAGGCCATCCATTTCCTGGTCGACACCGGCGCCACGGACGTGGCGGTGTCGGAGGCACAGGCCCGGGCCCTGGGCCTGGATTTCGGCCCGCGAGTGACGGTGATGACCGCCGCCGGCCCGGCCGAGGCCTGGATGACCCGCCTGGACCGCGTGTCCATCGGCGGGATTTCAAGAAACAACGTACGCGCCACCATTACACCGGCGCTTGGCGAGGAGGCCCTGCTGGGCATGAGTTTTCTGAAGCATTTTGACATCCGCCAGACCGGCGGCACCCTGATCATCGCCGAAAAGGGGTTTGAGACGTGAGCAACACGATTGAAGTGAAAGTGCCGGACATCGGCGATTTCGAAAATATCCCCGTCATCGAGGTGCTGGTCGCCGCCGGCGACGAGGTCGAGGCCGAGCAGTCCCTGGTCACCCTGGAGTCCGACAAGGCCACGATGGAAGTCCCGTCCCCGGCCAACGGCAAAATCGTCAGCGTCACCGTGTCCGAAGGCGACGAAGTCTCCGAAGGCACCGTCATCGCCACCCTCGAGCCCGCCGAAGGCGAAGCCTCCGGCGACGAATCCGCCGAATCACCGTCCGAACCGGAACCCGCCGAAGCTCCGACCGAAGCCAACGAGCCGCCGGCCGCAACAACCGCCCCGGAAGCCGACAGTCACGCGTCACCCGTCACCCGTCACCAGCCTCCAGAAGGCGACTTCGACTACGACGTGGTCGTCCTGGGCTCCGGCCCTGGCGGCTACACCGCCGCCTTCCGCGCCGCCGACCTGGACCTGAAAGTCGCCCTCGTCGAGCGCTACGAATCACTGGGTGGCGTCTGCCTGAACGTCGGCTGCATCCCTTCGAAGGCCCTGCTGCACGCCGCCAACGTCATCGACGAAGCCGCCCACATGGCCGAGCACGGCGTGGTCTTCGGCGAACCCGAAATCCAGATCGACCCGCTGCGCGGCTGGAAAGACCAGGTGGTCGGCCAGCTGACCGGCGGCATCGCCGGCATGGC
This genomic stretch from Marinihelvus fidelis harbors:
- a CDS encoding retropepsin-like aspartic protease family protein, with amino-acid sequence MPGHTDANAGVGRGMLWLAAIGVLAGLTWMFSAMQDEPGQAVSGTDAGGRAMIQLPQDRSGHYLAEGTINGQAIHFLVDTGATDVAVSEAQARALGLDFGPRVTVMTAAGPAEAWMTRLDRVSIGGISRNNVRATITPALGEEALLGMSFLKHFDIRQTGGTLIIAEKGFET